A single region of the Sphingobium sp. TKS genome encodes:
- a CDS encoding YceI family protein produces MRKFLIPVAALVAVAGGSVVVAQQMPPAPGAKDPARVTAGTYAIDPGHTQILFAYDHMGFSNNMGVISESTGTLTLDPKNPSAAKVSVEVPVTNLKTGIAKLDEHLMKPEFFDSAKFPKATFVSTGVKVQGTEAEISGNLTIKGITKPVTLDTEFYGAGKAPAMMGGKENVGFVATTTIKRSDFNMGYGVPMVGDNVELKIVAAFQK; encoded by the coding sequence ATGCGCAAATTTCTGATCCCCGTCGCGGCCCTGGTCGCTGTTGCCGGCGGCAGCGTCGTCGTCGCCCAGCAAATGCCCCCTGCGCCCGGCGCGAAGGATCCGGCCCGCGTCACCGCCGGAACCTATGCGATCGACCCCGGCCACACCCAGATCCTCTTCGCCTATGACCATATGGGCTTTTCCAACAATATGGGCGTCATTTCCGAATCGACCGGCACGCTAACGCTCGATCCGAAGAACCCGTCCGCCGCCAAGGTTTCGGTGGAGGTTCCGGTGACGAACCTGAAGACCGGCATCGCCAAGCTCGACGAGCATCTGATGAAGCCGGAATTTTTCGATTCCGCCAAATTCCCCAAGGCGACCTTCGTGTCGACCGGCGTGAAGGTTCAGGGCACCGAAGCGGAAATCAGTGGAAATCTCACGATCAAGGGCATTACCAAGCCGGTAACGCTCGACACCGAATTCTACGGCGCGGGCAAGGCTCCGGCCATGATGGGCGGCAAGGAGAATGTGGGCTTCGTCGCTACGACCACGATCAAGCGCAGCGATTTCAACATGGGTTATGGCGTGCCCATGGTTGGCGACAATGTTGAATTGAAGATCGTCGCGGCCTTCCAGAAATAA
- a CDS encoding acetolactate synthase 3 large subunit, whose product MAEKSGADILVECLIDLGVEVVFGYPGGAVLPIYDALFNHPKIRHILVRHEQGATHMAEGYARSTGKPGVVLVTSGPGATNAVTGITDALMDSIPMVVITGQVPTQLIGTDAFQEADTVGITRHCTKHNYLVKSPAKLASVVHEAFHIATTGRPGPVVIDIPKNVQIATAPYKRPEKFEHASYRPQTKADPVAIANAVEMLAAAERPIFYTGGGVINSGPEATELLREIAALTGAPVTSTLMGLGAFPASSDQWLGMLGMHGTYEANWAMNKADLIICVGARFDDRVTGRLDAFAPHSKKIHIDIDRSSINKTVEVDLPIVADVASALSDMIALWKDRRHKAADLTEWWARIDGWRARNSLAYPESREEIMPQEAIAQLYKASRSAKDVIITTEVGQHQMWAAQHFSFDAPNKWLTSGGLGTMGYGFPAAIGAQLGNPDSLVVCVAGDASIQMNIQEMGTASQYRLPVKIFILNNEYMGMVRQWQELTYESRYSNSYSDSLPDFVKLAEAYGWTGIRIEGPQELEAGIRQMIDTPGPVIVDCRVAKLSNCFPMIPSGAAHTDMLLDPSQVEGIMSDEAKALV is encoded by the coding sequence GTGGCCGAAAAGAGCGGCGCGGACATATTGGTTGAGTGCCTGATCGACCTGGGGGTCGAGGTCGTGTTCGGCTATCCGGGCGGCGCGGTGCTGCCCATCTATGACGCACTCTTCAATCATCCGAAGATCCGCCACATACTCGTCCGCCACGAACAGGGCGCGACCCATATGGCGGAGGGCTATGCCCGCTCGACCGGCAAGCCGGGCGTCGTGCTTGTCACCTCCGGCCCCGGCGCGACCAACGCCGTCACGGGCATCACCGACGCGCTGATGGATTCCATTCCGATGGTCGTCATCACCGGCCAGGTGCCGACGCAGCTCATCGGCACCGACGCTTTCCAGGAAGCCGACACGGTCGGCATCACGCGCCACTGCACCAAGCATAATTATCTGGTGAAGTCGCCCGCCAAGCTGGCCAGCGTCGTCCATGAGGCGTTCCATATCGCCACCACCGGCCGCCCCGGTCCGGTCGTCATCGACATTCCGAAGAATGTCCAGATCGCGACCGCCCCCTATAAGCGTCCGGAAAAGTTCGAACATGCCAGCTACCGCCCGCAGACCAAGGCGGACCCGGTCGCCATCGCCAACGCGGTCGAGATGCTGGCAGCCGCCGAACGGCCGATCTTCTATACCGGCGGCGGCGTCATCAACTCCGGCCCTGAAGCGACCGAATTGCTCCGTGAAATCGCGGCGCTGACCGGCGCGCCCGTCACTTCGACGCTGATGGGCCTGGGCGCCTTCCCGGCCTCGTCGGACCAATGGCTGGGCATGCTGGGCATGCATGGCACCTACGAGGCCAATTGGGCAATGAACAAGGCGGACCTGATCATCTGCGTCGGCGCCCGCTTCGACGACCGCGTGACCGGGCGGCTGGATGCCTTTGCGCCCCATTCGAAGAAGATCCATATCGACATCGACCGCAGCTCGATCAACAAGACGGTGGAGGTTGATCTGCCGATCGTCGCGGACGTCGCCAGCGCCCTTTCCGACATGATCGCGCTTTGGAAGGATCGCCGCCACAAAGCAGCCGATCTCACCGAATGGTGGGCACGGATCGACGGCTGGCGCGCGCGCAACAGCCTGGCCTATCCGGAAAGCCGCGAAGAAATCATGCCGCAGGAGGCGATCGCGCAGCTCTACAAGGCTTCGCGATCGGCCAAGGACGTCATCATCACCACCGAAGTCGGTCAGCACCAGATGTGGGCGGCGCAGCATTTCAGCTTCGATGCGCCCAATAAATGGCTGACCTCCGGGGGCTTGGGCACCATGGGCTATGGCTTTCCGGCCGCCATCGGTGCGCAGTTGGGCAATCCCGACAGCCTGGTCGTCTGCGTCGCGGGCGATGCCTCGATCCAGATGAACATCCAGGAAATGGGCACCGCCAGCCAATATCGCTTGCCGGTCAAGATCTTCATCCTGAACAATGAATATATGGGCATGGTCCGCCAGTGGCAGGAACTGACCTATGAAAGCCGCTATTCCAACAGCTATTCGGACAGCCTGCCCGACTTCGTGAAGCTTGCGGAAGCTTACGGGTGGACCGGCATCCGCATCGAAGGACCGCAGGAACTGGAAGCGGGCATCCGTCAGATGATCGACACACCCGGCCCGGTGATCGTGGACTGCCGCGTGGCGAAGCTTTCCAACTGCTTCCCGATGATCCCGTCGGGCGCGGCGCATACCGACATGCTACTCGACCCCAGCCAGGTCGAAGGCATCATGTCGGATGAGGCGAAGGCTTTGGTGTGA
- the leuA gene encoding 2-isopropylmalate synthase: protein MMLNDPSLKYRPFPQVDLPNRQWPSNVITTPPRWLSTDMRDGNQSLIDPMNAEKKRRFFDLLVKVGVKEIEVGFPSAGATEFDFISGLVRDGAIPDDVFPQVLTQAREDLIATTFESLRGAKKAIVHVYNAVSPAWRNIVFQMDRPQIKEIAITAAKLLRDNAAKQPDTDWHFEYSPETFSTAELDFSLECCEAVMEILQPTPERPLILNLPATVEAATPNIYADQIEWICRNISKRDSVVISLHTHNDRGTGVAAAELGLMAGADRVEGCLFGNGERTGNCDLVTVALNMYTQGINPGLDFSDIDEVIQTVEYCNQLPVHPRHPYAGELVFTAFSGSHQDAIKKGFAAQEARNDRIWDVPYLPIDPKDLGRDYEAVIRVNSQSGKGGVAWVLQQDKGLKLPKRMQADFSKIVQALADESSRELNAADIWGAFETHYRLAGEQPYSLIDYHESGAAGDRIFTGKITHKGGERSISGRGNGLISSVLAALRDELDVDLEVADYSEHAIGAGTDVAAAAYVECRTPDGRTIFGIGTDTDVATASVQAVLSAANSVAALR from the coding sequence ATGATGCTGAACGATCCCTCGCTGAAATACCGCCCCTTCCCCCAGGTGGACCTGCCCAATCGCCAGTGGCCGTCGAACGTCATCACTACGCCGCCACGCTGGCTGTCGACCGACATGCGCGACGGCAACCAGTCGCTGATCGACCCGATGAACGCGGAAAAGAAGCGCCGCTTCTTCGACCTGCTGGTGAAGGTGGGCGTCAAGGAAATTGAGGTCGGCTTCCCCAGCGCGGGCGCGACCGAGTTCGACTTTATCTCCGGGCTGGTCCGTGACGGCGCGATCCCCGACGATGTGTTCCCACAGGTGCTGACCCAGGCGCGCGAGGATCTGATCGCCACCACCTTCGAAAGCCTGCGCGGCGCGAAGAAGGCCATCGTCCATGTCTACAACGCCGTGTCGCCCGCGTGGCGCAATATCGTGTTCCAGATGGACCGGCCGCAGATCAAGGAAATCGCGATCACCGCCGCCAAGCTGCTGCGCGACAATGCGGCGAAGCAGCCCGACACCGACTGGCATTTCGAATATTCACCCGAAACCTTTTCCACCGCCGAGCTGGATTTCAGCCTGGAATGCTGCGAGGCGGTGATGGAAATTCTCCAGCCGACGCCCGAGCGCCCGCTGATCCTGAACCTGCCCGCCACGGTCGAGGCGGCGACGCCCAATATCTATGCCGACCAGATCGAATGGATCTGCCGCAATATCAGCAAGCGCGACAGCGTGGTGATCTCGCTGCACACCCATAATGACCGGGGCACCGGCGTTGCCGCCGCCGAACTGGGCCTGATGGCGGGCGCGGACCGTGTCGAAGGCTGCCTGTTCGGCAATGGCGAACGCACCGGCAATTGCGACTTGGTGACGGTGGCGCTGAACATGTACACCCAGGGCATCAATCCCGGCCTGGATTTCAGCGACATCGATGAGGTCATCCAGACCGTCGAATATTGCAACCAGTTGCCGGTCCATCCGCGCCATCCCTATGCGGGCGAGCTGGTGTTCACCGCCTTCTCCGGTTCGCATCAGGACGCGATCAAAAAGGGCTTCGCCGCGCAGGAAGCGCGCAACGACCGGATTTGGGACGTGCCCTATCTGCCGATCGATCCCAAGGATCTGGGCCGCGATTATGAAGCCGTGATCCGCGTGAACTCGCAATCGGGCAAGGGCGGCGTCGCCTGGGTGTTGCAGCAGGACAAGGGGCTGAAGCTGCCCAAGCGCATGCAGGCCGACTTCTCCAAGATCGTGCAGGCGCTGGCCGACGAGAGCAGCCGCGAACTGAACGCCGCCGACATCTGGGGAGCCTTCGAAACCCATTACCGTCTGGCGGGCGAACAGCCCTACAGCCTGATCGACTATCATGAGAGCGGTGCGGCGGGCGACCGCATCTTCACCGGCAAGATCACGCACAAGGGCGGCGAGCGCTCGATTTCCGGGCGTGGCAACGGCCTGATCTCCTCGGTGCTGGCCGCGCTGCGGGACGAACTGGACGTCGATCTGGAGGTCGCGGACTATAGCGAACATGCCATCGGCGCAGGCACTGACGTCGCGGCGGCCGCTTACGTCGAATGCCGCACGCCCGATGGCCGGACCATCTTCGGCATCGGTACGGACACGGACGTCGCCACCGCTTCGGTTCAAGCGGTGTTGTCGGCGGCGAACAGCGTAGCGGCGTTACGCTGA
- the ilvC gene encoding ketol-acid reductoisomerase, whose product MKVYYDRDADIGLIKGKKVAILGYGSQGHAHAQNLRDSGVAEVAIALRPGSPSAKKAEGAGFKVLSNADAAAWADVLMILAPDEHQAAIYATDIHANLRPGAALAFAHGLNVHFGLIEPRADVDVIMIAPKGPGHTVRSEYQRGGGVPCLIAVHQDATGNAHDIALSYASGVGGGRSGIIETNFREECETDLFGEQAVLCGGATALVQAGFETLVEAGYAPEMAYFECLHELKLIVDLMYEGGIANMRYSISNTAEYGDIKTGPRIITEETKKEMKRVLADIQSGRFVKDFVLDNRAGQPELKASRIAAQRHPIEETGAKLRAMMPWIGANKLVDKDKN is encoded by the coding sequence ATGAAGGTGTATTACGACCGCGACGCGGACATCGGCCTGATCAAGGGCAAGAAGGTCGCCATCCTGGGCTACGGCTCGCAGGGTCACGCCCACGCCCAGAACCTGCGCGACAGCGGCGTTGCCGAAGTCGCCATCGCCCTGCGCCCCGGTTCGCCCAGCGCCAAGAAGGCCGAAGGCGCCGGTTTCAAGGTGCTGTCGAACGCCGATGCCGCAGCATGGGCCGACGTGCTCATGATCCTGGCACCCGACGAGCATCAGGCCGCCATCTACGCCACCGACATCCACGCCAATCTGCGCCCCGGCGCCGCGCTCGCCTTCGCGCACGGCCTCAACGTTCATTTCGGCCTGATCGAGCCGCGTGCCGACGTCGACGTGATCATGATCGCGCCCAAGGGTCCGGGTCATACCGTCCGCAGCGAATATCAGCGCGGCGGCGGCGTGCCCTGCCTGATCGCCGTTCATCAGGATGCGACCGGCAACGCGCATGACATCGCCCTCTCCTACGCCTCAGGCGTCGGCGGCGGCCGTTCGGGCATCATCGAAACCAACTTCCGCGAGGAATGCGAAACCGACCTGTTCGGCGAGCAGGCGGTTCTGTGCGGCGGCGCGACCGCGCTGGTCCAGGCCGGTTTCGAAACGCTGGTCGAGGCCGGCTATGCCCCCGAAATGGCCTATTTCGAATGCCTGCACGAGCTGAAGCTGATCGTCGACCTGATGTACGAAGGCGGCATCGCCAACATGCGCTATTCGATCTCGAACACCGCCGAATATGGCGATATCAAGACCGGTCCGCGCATCATCACCGAAGAAACGAAGAAGGAAATGAAGCGCGTTCTGGCCGACATCCAGTCGGGCCGTTTCGTCAAGGACTTCGTGCTCGACAACCGCGCCGGCCAGCCGGAACTGAAGGCCAGCCGTATCGCCGCCCAGCGCCACCCGATCGAGGAAACCGGCGCCAAGCTGCGCGCCATGATGCCCTGGATCGGCGCGAACAAGCTGGTCGACAAGGACAAAAACTAA
- the serB gene encoding phosphoserine phosphatase SerB yields the protein MFVATLVASGALSQEDIAEAVGRLATAGCAPVDSKWLDEGKAADIFFGSDPIAGRAALTGIGDKVDVIVQSAEGREKKLLIADMDSTMITVECIDELADYAGIKAQIAEITERAMRGELDFAGALHERVALLKGLADAAIDQCRTERVKIMPGARTLVRTMKERGAKTLLVSGGFTRFTGPVAEEIGFDAAVANVLEIADGALLGTVTVPIVDAARKRAELEAAIEGGIDRVLTLAVGDGANDIPMIQGAGLGVAYHAKPKTREAAAAEIVHGDLSVLLYAQGISSAEWVEG from the coding sequence ATGTTCGTTGCGACCTTAGTGGCAAGTGGCGCCTTGAGTCAGGAAGATATTGCCGAAGCTGTCGGGCGGCTGGCCACGGCGGGTTGCGCGCCGGTGGATAGCAAGTGGCTGGACGAGGGCAAGGCGGCGGACATTTTCTTCGGGAGCGATCCGATCGCGGGGCGGGCCGCGCTGACCGGCATTGGCGACAAGGTGGATGTGATCGTTCAATCGGCAGAGGGCCGCGAGAAGAAGCTGCTGATCGCGGACATGGATTCCACCATGATCACCGTCGAGTGCATCGACGAATTGGCCGACTATGCCGGGATCAAGGCACAGATTGCCGAAATCACCGAGCGGGCGATGCGGGGCGAACTCGACTTTGCGGGCGCGTTGCATGAGCGGGTGGCCTTGCTCAAGGGGCTGGCGGATGCAGCCATCGACCAATGCCGGACCGAGCGGGTGAAGATCATGCCGGGCGCCAGGACTCTGGTGCGCACGATGAAGGAGAGGGGGGCAAAGACCCTGCTCGTATCGGGGGGCTTTACGCGCTTCACCGGACCTGTGGCGGAGGAAATCGGCTTCGATGCCGCCGTCGCCAATGTGCTGGAGATCGCAGACGGCGCTTTGCTGGGGACGGTCACGGTGCCGATCGTGGACGCGGCACGCAAAAGGGCTGAACTGGAAGCGGCGATCGAAGGCGGGATCGACCGGGTCTTGACCCTGGCCGTGGGCGACGGCGCCAACGACATTCCGATGATCCAGGGGGCCGGGCTGGGCGTTGCCTATCATGCCAAGCCCAAGACCCGGGAAGCGGCTGCGGCGGAGATCGTGCATGGCGACCTGTCCGTGCTGCTTTACGCGCAGGGCATATCTTCGGCGGAGTGGGTCGAGGGCTGA
- the miaA gene encoding tRNA (adenosine(37)-N6)-dimethylallyltransferase MiaA produces MDTPTTTDPEKMGGESRPRVALIAGPTASGKSALALRLARAANGIVINADASQVYADLQILSARPSEEEMTGAPHRLFGHIDGSEACTAARWAAEARAEVNKAHEAGHLPILVGGTGLYLRTLLDGIAPVPDIDPTIRAAIRAMPVAQAHGALAKEDPEAAARLAPADTTRVARALEVVRSTGRPLAQWQQHKTGGIGDRITLSPMILLPPRDWLIARCDLRFEQMIDEGAVAEVEALLARNLSPDLPVMRAIGVPEIAAWLAEEIGREAMLERGRIATRQYAKRQYTWFSRQPPAHWAREIRQIDDKIADELVIKL; encoded by the coding sequence ATGGATACTCCCACAACAACAGACCCTGAAAAAATGGGGGGCGAATCCCGCCCGCGCGTCGCGCTTATTGCCGGGCCTACCGCTAGCGGCAAGAGCGCGCTTGCGCTTCGCCTTGCCCGCGCGGCGAACGGCATCGTCATCAACGCCGACGCCAGCCAGGTCTATGCCGACCTCCAGATTCTTTCCGCCCGCCCGAGCGAAGAGGAGATGACCGGCGCCCCGCACCGCCTGTTCGGCCATATCGACGGCAGCGAAGCCTGCACCGCCGCTCGCTGGGCCGCCGAAGCCCGCGCCGAAGTGAACAAGGCGCATGAGGCAGGCCATCTGCCCATATTGGTCGGCGGCACCGGCCTCTACCTGCGCACGCTGCTCGACGGCATCGCCCCGGTCCCGGACATAGACCCCACCATCCGCGCAGCGATCCGCGCCATGCCCGTGGCGCAGGCCCATGGCGCGCTGGCGAAGGAAGACCCCGAAGCGGCAGCCCGCCTCGCCCCGGCCGACACCACCCGGGTCGCCCGCGCGCTGGAGGTGGTCCGCTCGACCGGCCGGCCCCTCGCGCAATGGCAACAGCACAAGACCGGCGGCATAGGCGACCGGATCACGCTCTCGCCCATGATCCTGCTGCCCCCGCGCGATTGGCTGATAGCCCGCTGCGACCTGCGTTTCGAGCAAATGATAGATGAAGGAGCCGTAGCGGAAGTCGAAGCCCTGCTCGCCCGGAATCTTTCCCCCGACCTCCCCGTCATGCGGGCCATCGGCGTGCCGGAGATCGCCGCCTGGCTGGCGGAAGAAATCGGCCGCGAGGCGATGCTTGAGCGCGGCCGGATCGCGACCCGCCAATATGCCAAACGGCAATATACCTGGTTTTCCCGCCAGCCTCCGGCGCACTGGGCGCGGGAAATACGGCAGATTGATGATAAAATAGCAGATGAATTGGTAATTAAATTATAA
- the ilvN gene encoding acetolactate synthase small subunit translates to MHIQEELSERHVLSLMVSNEAGILARIAGLFTARGYNIDSLTVADITPDHAISRITIVTSGPPKVIDQIMAQLDRLVPVHKVTDLTENGPFVERELALVKVAGTGEDRIEALRLADVFRAKVVDTTIESFIFEITGTTEKIDNFIGLMRQIGLVEVGRTGVVGLIRGKEPN, encoded by the coding sequence ATGCATATTCAGGAAGAACTGAGCGAGCGGCACGTCCTGTCGCTGATGGTTTCCAACGAAGCGGGCATATTGGCGCGCATCGCCGGCCTGTTCACCGCGCGCGGCTATAATATCGACAGCCTGACCGTGGCGGACATCACCCCCGACCATGCGATCAGCCGCATCACCATCGTCACCAGCGGTCCGCCCAAGGTGATCGACCAGATCATGGCCCAGCTCGACCGGCTGGTGCCGGTGCACAAGGTCACCGACCTCACCGAAAACGGCCCGTTCGTCGAGCGCGAACTGGCGCTGGTCAAGGTCGCGGGCACGGGCGAAGACCGGATCGAGGCGTTGCGGCTGGCCGACGTTTTCCGCGCCAAAGTGGTCGACACGACGATCGAGAGCTTCATCTTCGAGATCACCGGCACGACCGAGAAAATCGATAATTTCATCGGCCTGATGCGGCAAATCGGTCTGGTCGAAGTCGGCCGCACCGGCGTCGTCGGCCTGATCCGAGGCAAGGAGCCGAACTGA